Proteins encoded within one genomic window of Hermetia illucens chromosome 2, iHerIll2.2.curated.20191125, whole genome shotgun sequence:
- the LOC119650169 gene encoding uncharacterized protein LOC119650169 isoform X1, with product MRFAVHYLLVLLLLTGYQIIPANSMKAGDKCITNGAVAVNPDNKTQYFFCMDKIIYLGNCVDGRIFDERIYQCVYPSSITGAEEKIDCFGRDYQKFVDPEDDSIYYLCVYNQANLMRCATGSYFNTDLGKCLSRPNSLCASGANDILPDPSGNCRKFLFCMEGEAHTQTCPHGKYFHPETMMCEEGTVAGCSALTGKCSEMGRTQSIQRDCHVFNYCDGRTWLTLICPMNYYFNPTGLYCEKTLPAACKAN from the exons ATGAGGT TTGCTGTTCACTATCTTCTGGTCCTGCTCTTATTGACCGGATATCAG ATTATACCGGCTAATTCCATGAAAGCGGGTGACAAATGTATAACGAATGGAGCTGTTGCAGTTAATCCGGATAATAAGACTCAATACTTTTTCTGCATGGATAAGAtcatttatttgggaaattgcGTAGAtggaagaatttttgacgagcGTATCTACCAATGCGTCTACCCATCTTCCATTACTGGCGCCGAAGAGAAGATCGATTGTTTTGGCCGAGACTACCAGAAATTTGTGGATCCTGAAGATGACTCCATTTACTACTTGTGTGTCTATAACCAAGCCAACCTTATGAGATGTGCAACTGGCTCCTATTTCAACACCGACTTGGGAAAATGCTTGTCACGACCGAATAGCCTTTGCGCATCAGGAGCCAACGATATTCTCCCTGACCCGAGTGGAAATTGCCGTAAGTTTCTGTTCTGCATGGAGGGGGAGGCCCACACTCAAACCTGCCCCCATGGAAAATACTTTCACCCAGAAACAATGATGTGTGAGGAAGGAACTGTGGCTGGTTGTAGCGCATTAACAGGAAAGTGTAGTGAAATGGGAAGGACTCAATCGATACAGCGTGATTGCCATGTTTTCAATTACTGTGATGGTCGTACCTGGCTAACTTTGATCTGTCCAATGAATTATTACTTCAATCCAACTGGCTTATATTGTGAAAAGACACTACCTGCGGCGTGTAAGGCAAATTAA
- the LOC119650169 gene encoding uncharacterized protein LOC119650169 isoform X2, which translates to MAYAGHFFLVLLLLSGYQIIPANSMKAGDKCITNGAVAVNPDNKTQYFFCMDKIIYLGNCVDGRIFDERIYQCVYPSSITGAEEKIDCFGRDYQKFVDPEDDSIYYLCVYNQANLMRCATGSYFNTDLGKCLSRPNSLCASGANDILPDPSGNCRKFLFCMEGEAHTQTCPHGKYFHPETMMCEEGTVAGCSALTGKCSEMGRTQSIQRDCHVFNYCDGRTWLTLICPMNYYFNPTGLYCEKTLPAACKAN; encoded by the exons ATGGCTT ATGCGGGCCACTTTTTTCTGGTCCTTCTCTTATTGAGCGGATATCAG ATTATACCGGCTAATTCCATGAAAGCGGGTGACAAATGTATAACGAATGGAGCTGTTGCAGTTAATCCGGATAATAAGACTCAATACTTTTTCTGCATGGATAAGAtcatttatttgggaaattgcGTAGAtggaagaatttttgacgagcGTATCTACCAATGCGTCTACCCATCTTCCATTACTGGCGCCGAAGAGAAGATCGATTGTTTTGGCCGAGACTACCAGAAATTTGTGGATCCTGAAGATGACTCCATTTACTACTTGTGTGTCTATAACCAAGCCAACCTTATGAGATGTGCAACTGGCTCCTATTTCAACACCGACTTGGGAAAATGCTTGTCACGACCGAATAGCCTTTGCGCATCAGGAGCCAACGATATTCTCCCTGACCCGAGTGGAAATTGCCGTAAGTTTCTGTTCTGCATGGAGGGGGAGGCCCACACTCAAACCTGCCCCCATGGAAAATACTTTCACCCAGAAACAATGATGTGTGAGGAAGGAACTGTGGCTGGTTGTAGCGCATTAACAGGAAAGTGTAGTGAAATGGGAAGGACTCAATCGATACAGCGTGATTGCCATGTTTTCAATTACTGTGATGGTCGTACCTGGCTAACTTTGATCTGTCCAATGAATTATTACTTCAATCCAACTGGCTTATATTGTGAAAAGACACTACCTGCGGCGTGTAAGGCAAATTAA